In the genome of Populus trichocarpa isolate Nisqually-1 chromosome 6, P.trichocarpa_v4.1, whole genome shotgun sequence, one region contains:
- the LOC7462291 gene encoding uncharacterized protein LOC7462291 isoform X1 codes for MDDVRILEAERRRIQELEFEELQVEEEVDGRDSTGAGSSDDFTFNPCLASLHTYLGEVEDTHHRLAFLDGGAVLNLPLFYLEGVVLFPEATLPLRVVQPNFISAVERALVQVDNPFIVGVVRAYRGSDSDNRQLRFATVGTTAEIRQYRRLEDGSLNVVTRGQQRFHLKHRWIDVEGMPCGEVQIIQEDIPLRTPKDAFGKLAPLSNLRSHRLSRVLPSLGYGHSDNDSEANSDDSFENALSSAGMRTHQSALDSCYGYDVMDESTSSDDDKFLSQTEMRSTRSHLNESKGPLYSDTGKNADNTTLEIGNSSDLAKKGEGSKRCWKNTDLNHFHRVPRAFWPHWVYRMYDSYCLAERAADMWKQIVGAPSMDGLVRKPDLLSFYIASKIPVSEETRQELLEIDGISYRLRREIGLLESFDLVQCKTCKTVIAQRSDMLVMSTEGPLGAYVNSHGYVHEIMTLQKANGLALIGRATVEYSWFPGYAWTIAECASCETQMGWLFTATKKKLKPQSFWGIRSSQVADDTRVTL; via the exons ATGGACGACGTTAGAATTTTAGAGGCAGAGAGGCGCCGGATTCAAGAGCTTGAATTCGAAGAATTACAGGTCGAGGAAGAAGTCGATGGTCGTGATTCCAC TGGTGCTGGTTCATCTGATGATTTCACCTTCAACCCTTGTTTGGCTTCACTGCATACTTATCTTGGCG AGGTTGAAGACACTCATCATAGACTGGCTTTTTTGGATGGAGGTGCCGTTTTGAACCTTCCATTGTTCTATCTTGAAG GAGTTGTTCTTTTCCCAGAGGCTACACTTCCTTTGAGAGTTGTTCAACCCAATTTCATTTCTGCTGTTGAGAGGGCATTGGTTCAAGTAGATAATCCTTTTATTGTAGGTGTG GTTCGTGCATACAGGGGTTCTGATTCGGATAACAGACAATTAAGGTTTGCAACTGTTGGGACAACTGCAGAG ATTCGACAATACCGGCGATTAGAGGATGGATCACTGAATGTAGTTACTCGTGGCCAGCAGCGGTTTCATCTAAAACATCGTTGGATTGATGTGGAAGGAATG CCCTGTGGAGAGGTTCAAATCATCCAGGAAGATATTCCGTTAAGGACACCCAAGGATGCTTTTGGAAAATTGGCACCATTAAGTAATCTACGCAGTCATAGGCTCTCACGTGTGCTGCCTTCACTTGGATATGGGCATAGCGACAATGATTCAGAGGCAAATTCGGATGACAGCTTCGAGAATGCGCTCTCATCAGCAGGCATGAGAACTCACCAGTCTGCACTCGATTCCTGTTATGGTTATGATGTGATGGATGAATCAACTAGCAGCGATGATGACAAGTTCTTGAGTCAGACAGAAATGAGATCTACAAGATCTCACCTAAATGAGTCAAAAGGGCCATTGTACTCGGACACTGGAAAAAATGCTGATAATACTACCTTAGAGATTGGGAATAGTTCTGATTTGGCAAAGAAAGGGGAAGGGTCAAAGAGGTGTTGGAAAAATACTGACTTAAACCACTTTCACAGGGTTCCAAGAGCCTTCTGGCCCCACTGGGTATACCGTATGTATGACTCCTATTGTCTTGCTGAAAGAGCAGCAG ATATGTGGAAACAGATAGTTGGGGCACCAAGCATGGATGGTCTTGTGAGAAAGCCTGAccttttgtcattttatattgCCAGTAAAATTCCTGTTTCTGAAGAGACCAGGCAGGAGCTTCTGGAGATTGATGGCATTTCATATAGACTGCGCCGGGAAATTGGTTTACTTGAAAGTTTTGACCTTGTTCAATGTAAAACTTGTAAG ACTGTAATCGCTCAGCGGAGTGATATGTTGGTGATGTCTACTGAAGGTCCTCTTGGTGCTTATGTCAATTCACATGGTTATGTGCATGAGATAATGACACTCCAGAAAGCTAATGGGTTAGCACTCATAGGGCGAGCCACTGTGGAATACAGCTGGTTTCCTGG GTATGCTTGGACAATCGCAGAATGTGCCTCCTGTGAAACCCAGATGGGGTGGCTTTTTACTGCCACGAAGAAGAAGTTGAAGCCTCAATCGTTTTGGGGAATACGGAGTTCCCAGGTTGCTGATGATACACG AGTAACCTTATAG
- the LOC7462291 gene encoding uncharacterized protein LOC7462291 isoform X2 produces MVVIPQVEDTHHRLAFLDGGAVLNLPLFYLEGVVLFPEATLPLRVVQPNFISAVERALVQVDNPFIVGVVRAYRGSDSDNRQLRFATVGTTAEIRQYRRLEDGSLNVVTRGQQRFHLKHRWIDVEGMPCGEVQIIQEDIPLRTPKDAFGKLAPLSNLRSHRLSRVLPSLGYGHSDNDSEANSDDSFENALSSAGMRTHQSALDSCYGYDVMDESTSSDDDKFLSQTEMRSTRSHLNESKGPLYSDTGKNADNTTLEIGNSSDLAKKGEGSKRCWKNTDLNHFHRVPRAFWPHWVYRMYDSYCLAERAADMWKQIVGAPSMDGLVRKPDLLSFYIASKIPVSEETRQELLEIDGISYRLRREIGLLESFDLVQCKTCKTVIAQRSDMLVMSTEGPLGAYVNSHGYVHEIMTLQKANGLALIGRATVEYSWFPGYAWTIAECASCETQMGWLFTATKKKLKPQSFWGIRSSQVADDTRVTL; encoded by the exons ATGGTCGTGATTCCAC AGGTTGAAGACACTCATCATAGACTGGCTTTTTTGGATGGAGGTGCCGTTTTGAACCTTCCATTGTTCTATCTTGAAG GAGTTGTTCTTTTCCCAGAGGCTACACTTCCTTTGAGAGTTGTTCAACCCAATTTCATTTCTGCTGTTGAGAGGGCATTGGTTCAAGTAGATAATCCTTTTATTGTAGGTGTG GTTCGTGCATACAGGGGTTCTGATTCGGATAACAGACAATTAAGGTTTGCAACTGTTGGGACAACTGCAGAG ATTCGACAATACCGGCGATTAGAGGATGGATCACTGAATGTAGTTACTCGTGGCCAGCAGCGGTTTCATCTAAAACATCGTTGGATTGATGTGGAAGGAATG CCCTGTGGAGAGGTTCAAATCATCCAGGAAGATATTCCGTTAAGGACACCCAAGGATGCTTTTGGAAAATTGGCACCATTAAGTAATCTACGCAGTCATAGGCTCTCACGTGTGCTGCCTTCACTTGGATATGGGCATAGCGACAATGATTCAGAGGCAAATTCGGATGACAGCTTCGAGAATGCGCTCTCATCAGCAGGCATGAGAACTCACCAGTCTGCACTCGATTCCTGTTATGGTTATGATGTGATGGATGAATCAACTAGCAGCGATGATGACAAGTTCTTGAGTCAGACAGAAATGAGATCTACAAGATCTCACCTAAATGAGTCAAAAGGGCCATTGTACTCGGACACTGGAAAAAATGCTGATAATACTACCTTAGAGATTGGGAATAGTTCTGATTTGGCAAAGAAAGGGGAAGGGTCAAAGAGGTGTTGGAAAAATACTGACTTAAACCACTTTCACAGGGTTCCAAGAGCCTTCTGGCCCCACTGGGTATACCGTATGTATGACTCCTATTGTCTTGCTGAAAGAGCAGCAG ATATGTGGAAACAGATAGTTGGGGCACCAAGCATGGATGGTCTTGTGAGAAAGCCTGAccttttgtcattttatattgCCAGTAAAATTCCTGTTTCTGAAGAGACCAGGCAGGAGCTTCTGGAGATTGATGGCATTTCATATAGACTGCGCCGGGAAATTGGTTTACTTGAAAGTTTTGACCTTGTTCAATGTAAAACTTGTAAG ACTGTAATCGCTCAGCGGAGTGATATGTTGGTGATGTCTACTGAAGGTCCTCTTGGTGCTTATGTCAATTCACATGGTTATGTGCATGAGATAATGACACTCCAGAAAGCTAATGGGTTAGCACTCATAGGGCGAGCCACTGTGGAATACAGCTGGTTTCCTGG GTATGCTTGGACAATCGCAGAATGTGCCTCCTGTGAAACCCAGATGGGGTGGCTTTTTACTGCCACGAAGAAGAAGTTGAAGCCTCAATCGTTTTGGGGAATACGGAGTTCCCAGGTTGCTGATGATACACG AGTAACCTTATAG